The following coding sequences are from one Nilaparvata lugens isolate BPH chromosome 4, ASM1435652v1, whole genome shotgun sequence window:
- the LOC111062284 gene encoding isoniazid-induced protein IniB: protein MATISSICVGLLLVIQTVVNGQPVELALSSDTAGEAAAAAATTAGDVASAVGSSLTGNEGLGSVSASIGGMTADVGGMAANAGAIGTGTANGLIGAGTGLVGAGAAGLNAGLGAGIGLGAVGLGTGLAGLGTAIGTGTSLGELGAGALGAAAANGLGLLGSIGGRPIIVVREDQLGTRFGSKHSRRTTPGTVRAILAQNANDIVKAIDESTGNINAEAVRALVGYGQAMDAMMGVESGLGGGVATAAGQLMTNGRDGSIIVLQDGVDRIIGLPASVSVAAGTPDAIVVG from the exons ATGGCTACAATTTCATCCATATGCGTGGGACTCTTACTCGTCATCCAG ACTGTGGTAAATGGACAACCAGTGGAGTTAGCACTATCGAGTGATACAGCAGGGGAAGCAGCAGCTGCAGCAGCTACAACAGCTGGAGATGTCGCCTCAGCAGTCGGAAGTTCATTGACAGGAAATGAAGGTCTAGGATCAGTTTCAGCAAGCATTGGAGGAATGACTGCTGATGTGGGAGGAATGGCAGCTAATGCTGGAGCAATTGGAACAGGAACTGCTAATGGTCTCATTGGAGCAGGTACTGGATTGGTGGGAGCTGGTGCTGCAGGATTGAATGCTGGACTTGGTGCTGGAATTGGACTTGGTGCTGTAGGATTGGGTACAGGACTTGCAGGATTGGGAACAGCTATTGGAACAGGTACTTCACTAGGTGAATTGGGTGCTGGAGCACTTGGAGCAGCAGCAGCAAATGGTTTGGGATTGCTGGGAAGCATTGGAGGCAGACCCATCATTGTCGTGAGAGAAGACCAACTTGGGACCAGATTTGGAAGCAAGCACAGCCGCCGCACAACCCCCGGAACAGTGCGTGCAATTCTAGCACAGAATGCCAATGACATTGTCAAGGCAATTGATGAGTCAACCGGCAACATAAATGCTGAAGCTGTCCGTGCCCTTGTGGGTTATGGCCAGGCAATGGATGCTATGATGGGAGTAGAATCAGGTCTAGGTGGAGGAGTGGCCACAGCTGCTGGCCAATTGATGACCAATGGCAGAGATGGTTCCATCATTGTCCTGCAGGATGGAGTTGACCGAATCATTGGACTCCCAGCCTCAGTATCTGTGGCGGCTGGCACACCAGACGCCATTGTTGTTGGATAA